The following proteins come from a genomic window of Natrinema saccharevitans:
- a CDS encoding ion transporter — MATSSTRGKAHRLLDPQRGGRVGRAIDLAIMTLILLSIVAIVLRTVDPVAARYGAVFTQFERVTVAMFTLEYLGRLWSITTAEKYRHPVTGRLKYAATPYMLIDLLAILPFYLGGVVDLRFIRVLRLLRIFRVMKVARYSNALRTIGTVLRKKRPDLVITVVVTSMLLVLTSSAMYYVEHAAQPEAFSSIPATFWWGFVTLTTVGYGDVFPITPLGQVLAGFSAFLGVGLFALPASILASGFIEEASEPNDEEWDYCPHCGEPLQNDRSH; from the coding sequence ATGGCGACATCCAGTACGAGGGGCAAAGCGCATCGACTGTTGGATCCCCAACGGGGCGGGCGAGTCGGGCGAGCGATAGATCTGGCGATCATGACACTGATCCTGCTGTCGATCGTCGCGATCGTCCTCCGGACCGTCGATCCGGTGGCAGCCCGGTACGGGGCAGTTTTCACCCAGTTCGAACGGGTCACGGTCGCGATGTTTACGCTCGAGTATCTCGGCCGACTCTGGAGCATCACGACCGCGGAGAAGTATCGCCATCCGGTGACTGGCCGGCTCAAGTACGCCGCGACCCCGTACATGCTGATCGACCTGCTGGCTATTCTCCCGTTTTACCTCGGCGGCGTCGTCGATCTCCGATTCATCCGGGTTCTCCGACTGCTCCGGATCTTCCGGGTGATGAAGGTCGCACGATACTCGAACGCGTTGCGGACGATCGGGACCGTACTTCGAAAGAAGCGGCCGGATCTGGTCATCACGGTCGTCGTCACCTCGATGCTGCTCGTGTTGACCAGTAGCGCGATGTACTACGTCGAACACGCCGCACAGCCCGAGGCCTTCTCGAGTATTCCCGCGACGTTCTGGTGGGGGTTCGTAACGCTCACCACAGTCGGCTACGGCGACGTGTTTCCGATCACACCGCTTGGTCAGGTTCTGGCGGGCTTTTCCGCCTTCCTCGGGGTCGGACTGTTCGCCCTTCCAGCGTCGATACTCGCCTCGGGCTTCATCGAGGAGGCCTCGGAACCGAACGACGAGGAGTGGGACTACTGCCCCCACTGCGGCGAACCCCTCCAAAACGACCGTTCCCACTAA
- the trmY gene encoding tRNA (pseudouridine(54)-N(1))-methyltransferase TrmY, which translates to MRQFVLLGHDVPTEPDFSLDDLAGGAGRLDALCRSITAAFVTSHGIREAVRVHLIARDELTITFDGRELQRLNPDERSTAALVRNALEHRADAIGALPAEPSPGVELYRRGFEGTLEAIADDGPVVQLHEDGDAVVDVDPEGLADGIFVLSDHRDFTADEAALLEDVADQRLRLGPELLHADQAITIAHHYLDTDGYGRF; encoded by the coding sequence ATGCGCCAGTTCGTGTTGCTCGGTCACGACGTCCCGACCGAGCCCGACTTCTCGCTGGACGACCTCGCGGGCGGAGCCGGCCGCCTCGACGCGCTCTGTCGGTCGATCACCGCCGCGTTCGTCACCTCCCACGGCATCCGGGAGGCCGTCCGCGTCCACCTGATCGCACGGGACGAACTCACGATCACGTTCGACGGGCGCGAGCTGCAGCGGCTCAACCCTGACGAGCGCAGCACAGCCGCGCTGGTCCGCAACGCCCTCGAGCATCGCGCGGACGCCATCGGTGCCCTTCCCGCCGAGCCGAGCCCCGGAGTGGAGCTGTACCGGCGCGGATTCGAGGGGACCCTCGAGGCGATCGCCGACGACGGTCCGGTGGTCCAGCTCCACGAGGACGGCGACGCGGTCGTCGACGTCGACCCCGAGGGACTCGCCGACGGGATCTTCGTACTGTCCGACCATCGGGACTTCACCGCCGACGAAGCGGCGCTGCTCGAGGACGTTGCGGACCAGCGACTGCGGCTCGGCCCCGAACTCCTCCACGCCGATCAGGCGATCACGATCGCGCATCACTATCTGGACACCGACGGCTACGGGCGGTTCTGA
- a CDS encoding metal-dependent hydrolase, translating to MWPWGHLAVAYLLYTAVVHRRFGRPPRALPAIALAVGSQTPDLIDKPLAWNAGLLPGGRTLSHSVFALAALAVAVLAVATRLRRRPLGGGFLAGYGSHLLADVPPAVLSGDVSGATYLLWPALEPPPEEPVAGILDAFLNYYELGTFEWVQFGLFAVAALVWYRDGMPGLGLVVTPLERWTSA from the coding sequence ATGTGGCCCTGGGGACACCTCGCCGTCGCCTACCTGCTGTATACCGCCGTCGTTCACCGCCGGTTCGGTCGACCGCCGCGTGCCCTGCCGGCGATCGCTCTCGCGGTCGGCTCGCAGACGCCGGACCTGATCGACAAGCCCCTCGCGTGGAACGCCGGGCTCTTGCCCGGCGGGCGGACCCTCTCGCACTCGGTGTTCGCCCTCGCCGCCCTCGCGGTGGCGGTGCTGGCCGTCGCGACGCGGCTGCGCCGTCGCCCGCTCGGCGGCGGCTTTCTCGCGGGCTACGGCTCGCACCTGCTGGCCGACGTTCCGCCGGCAGTACTGAGCGGTGACGTCTCCGGCGCGACCTACCTCCTGTGGCCGGCCCTCGAGCCGCCGCCGGAGGAACCGGTCGCCGGCATCCTCGATGCGTTCCTCAACTACTACGAGCTGGGGACCTTCGAGTGGGTCCAGTTCGGCCTCTTCGCCGTCGCGGCCCTCGTCTGGTACCGCGACGGCATGCCGGGACTGGGGCTCGTGGTCACCCCCCTCGAGCGGTGGACGAGCGCGTAG
- a CDS encoding HVO_A0556 family zinc finger protein, with protein MAKSESSQSGGSRQLLAILEGRPCPDCVDGELERDSYKDKRAVVCDSCGTPRAQVWTG; from the coding sequence ATGGCGAAATCAGAGTCGTCGCAGTCCGGCGGTAGTCGGCAGTTGCTCGCGATCCTCGAGGGGCGGCCCTGTCCGGACTGCGTCGACGGCGAACTCGAGCGGGACAGCTACAAGGACAAGCGAGCGGTCGTCTGTGACAGCTGTGGCACGCCGCGGGCGCAGGTCTGGACGGGCTAG
- a CDS encoding DUF7511 domain-containing protein, producing MTDADVHRSDSEEPPVELEHVTVENDDAPDECAIFPRHASGSVLTTTWISAHEAGFVDLETMR from the coding sequence ATGACCGACGCCGATGTCCACCGCTCCGACAGCGAGGAACCGCCCGTCGAACTCGAACACGTCACCGTCGAAAACGACGACGCGCCCGACGAGTGTGCCATCTTCCCGCGTCACGCCAGCGGTAGCGTGTTGACGACGACCTGGATATCCGCCCACGAAGCGGGGTTCGTCGACCTCGAAACGATGCGCTGA
- a CDS encoding S1C family serine protease, translating to MDDSRLNRRSFLAAASAGIAAVAGCAEPRADSSIEGASSYDIDRENIADGSAFTDLYDAIIESVTQVRAFGVEDPSTGERGRGQGSGFLYDADHVVTNHHVVAGAEDADLQYVTGDWAGTTLVGSDYHSDLAVLEVDYVPDSATPLSLTDDRPVVGQQVAAVGNPYGLEGSMSAGIVSGVDRTLDVPQREFSFPNVVQTDAAVNPGNSGGPLANLDGEVVGVVNSGGGDNIGFAISAALTERVVPSLLADGSYDHSYTGIGLRSVDRLVAEENDLEEASGVLVTAVVDGSAADGVLEPATGTVERRGEAIPVGGDVIRAFDGTPIPDRHALSTYLALETSPGETLEVRFRRNGRTETTRLTLDARPEPASA from the coding sequence ATGGACGATTCCCGACTGAATCGACGCTCCTTTCTCGCGGCCGCGAGTGCGGGGATCGCCGCGGTCGCCGGCTGTGCCGAACCCCGTGCCGACAGTTCTATCGAGGGGGCTTCCTCGTACGACATCGATCGGGAGAACATCGCCGACGGCTCGGCGTTTACCGACCTCTACGATGCGATCATCGAATCGGTGACGCAGGTCCGTGCCTTCGGCGTCGAGGACCCGTCGACGGGCGAACGGGGACGGGGCCAGGGATCGGGCTTTCTCTACGACGCGGACCACGTCGTCACCAACCACCACGTCGTCGCCGGTGCCGAGGACGCTGACCTCCAGTACGTCACCGGCGACTGGGCCGGTACCACGCTCGTCGGGAGCGACTACCACAGCGACCTGGCCGTCCTCGAGGTCGACTACGTCCCCGACTCGGCGACGCCGCTGTCGCTGACCGACGACCGGCCCGTCGTCGGCCAGCAGGTGGCCGCGGTCGGTAACCCCTACGGCCTCGAGGGGTCGATGTCCGCGGGGATCGTCAGCGGCGTCGATCGGACGCTGGACGTCCCGCAGCGGGAGTTCTCGTTCCCGAACGTCGTCCAGACCGACGCCGCGGTCAATCCCGGCAACAGCGGCGGGCCGCTCGCGAACCTCGACGGCGAGGTCGTCGGCGTCGTCAACTCCGGCGGCGGCGACAACATCGGCTTCGCCATCTCCGCCGCGCTCACCGAGCGCGTGGTTCCGTCGCTGCTTGCGGACGGCTCCTACGATCACTCCTACACGGGAATCGGGCTCCGATCCGTCGACCGGCTCGTCGCCGAGGAAAACGACCTCGAGGAGGCCAGCGGCGTCCTCGTCACCGCCGTCGTCGACGGCTCGGCGGCCGACGGCGTCCTCGAGCCGGCCACGGGGACCGTCGAGCGCCGCGGCGAGGCCATCCCCGTCGGCGGCGACGTGATCCGCGCGTTCGACGGAACGCCGATCCCCGACCGCCACGCCCTCTCGACGTATCTCGCGCTCGAGACCAGCCCCGGCGAGACCCTCGAGGTGCGGTTCCGCCGGAACGGGCGCACCGAGACAACGCGACTCACGCTCGACGCCCGGCCGGAGCCCGCCTCCGCGTAG